The nucleotide sequence TCGCGGTCGAGATCCAGTCAATGCCCGCGCTGCGCGGCTTCACCATGCACCTTTCTGAGGGCGCCATGGTCAGCCTCGTCGGCCGCAACGGCGCCGGCAAAACCACGCTGATGCGCTCGATCATGGGGCATCTCGCACCCAAGCACGGTACGATCCGTTTCGGCGGCGAAGACCTGGCCGCCCTGCCGCGTCATGCCCGCGCCGGTCTCGGCATCGGCTACATGCCGGAAGATCGCGGACTGGTGCCTCAACTGACGGTAGAAGAAAACATCCTGCTGCCGCTGTGGGTCGCGAAGGATGTCGATCGCAAGGCGCGGCTGGACTTCGTCTACGAGGTGATCGGTGAACTGACCACCATGCGCGACCGCAAGGCGCTGCTGCTGTCCGGCGGACAACAGAAGCTGGTTGCGCTCGGCCGCGCGCTCGGCATCGGAACAAAATGCCTGCTGCTCGATGAGCCATTCGAGGGGATCGCACCTGCCCTGTCCGAACGCATCTCCGATGTGCTTGCCTCGCTCAAGGGCAAAGGTTTAACTGTCTTGATGTCTCAATCCGATTTGAATCATTCGCATACTTTGTTCGATGCTGAATTCGTGATCGAGCGCGGAGCCAACCTTACAGCCTGACATTGCAGGACAGGACACGACGACATGGACTGGTCGCAATATCCGATTCCAGCAATGCGGCTGGAAACCCGTTTCGGCGATCGCGTCGTCCCAGCCTTCGAGAACCGGCCGGCGAATATCTGGGCGATGGTCGCCGATGCAGCCGTGCGGCATCCCGACAGCGACGCCTTGATCTGCGGCGACGAACGGATGACCTGGCGCGAGGTCGCGCAGAAATCCATGCAGATCGCGGCGGGCTTCAAGGAAATCGGGCTGAAGCCCGGCGACCGCATCGCGCTTCTGCTCGGCAACCGCAACGAATTCGTACTGGCGCTGTTTGGCGCAGCCCATCTCGGCCTCGTGAGCGTGATGCTGAGCACGCGCCAGCAAAAGCCCGAAATTGCCTACGTTCTGACCGACTGCGGCGCGAAGCTTCTCATTTATGAAGACGCCATGGCAGACCGCCTGCCCGATCAACTCGAACTTCCAGAACTGCTTCACCGCGTGTCGATCAGCCCCACCGAGGGCGCACTGGCGTTTCAGGATCTTGTCGCAACCGACGCAGCGCAGTCGCCGGCAGCGGTGGACGAGCAGGATACTGCGATGATCCTGTACACGTCGGGGACGACGGGAAGACCCAAAGGCGCGATGCTGGCGCATTGCAACCTGATCCATTCGGCGATGGTGTATGAAGCCTGCCTCGAACTGACCCACAAGGACCGCTCGATCGCCGCCGTTCCGCTCGCGCATGTCACCGGTATTGCGGCCAATATCATGAGCATGGCGCGTTGCTCCGGCGCGCTCATCATCGTGCCGGAATTCAAGG is from Afipia massiliensis and encodes:
- a CDS encoding ATP-binding cassette domain-containing protein, which produces MTPARPLLDIDNLAVEIQSMPALRGFTMHLSEGAMVSLVGRNGAGKTTLMRSIMGHLAPKHGTIRFGGEDLAALPRHARAGLGIGYMPEDRGLVPQLTVEENILLPLWVAKDVDRKARLDFVYEVIGELTTMRDRKALLLSGGQQKLVALGRALGIGTKCLLLDEPFEGIAPALSERISDVLASLKGKGLTVLMSQSDLNHSHTLFDAEFVIERGANLTA